One window of Phycisphaeraceae bacterium genomic DNA carries:
- a CDS encoding class I SAM-dependent methyltransferase, which produces MNPSQDPWLATPNLARLTGQDIWWLRRGFLERTITITPQMRVIEVGSGPAHDSILFAQRGAEVTALDFSIQGLNLARQFYNSLKLPLKTVCGSATALPLADDQFDLAFNGGVLEHFTDEALATVIDEMSRVVRPGGTVLAFCPNRFNVFYQHHLKTTATHSYDFERAFTSGEMRCRFEAAGLRDVRISGVHVHPAFNYVLPSWLPKHHRIEPWGRATFGWLERSHGFERIKSLVGQDFVVWGRVPQSFHRKRRSTILGGGPAVRQDGRRAA; this is translated from the coding sequence ATGAATCCCTCACAAGATCCATGGCTGGCTACGCCAAACCTCGCCCGACTCACCGGGCAGGATATTTGGTGGCTGCGTCGAGGATTCCTCGAACGGACAATCACGATCACTCCACAGATGCGCGTGATTGAGGTAGGCAGCGGGCCGGCTCATGACTCGATCCTGTTCGCGCAGCGCGGTGCCGAGGTGACTGCTCTGGACTTTTCCATTCAAGGGCTCAACCTTGCGAGGCAGTTTTACAACTCTCTCAAGCTGCCCCTGAAAACCGTGTGCGGCAGTGCAACCGCCCTTCCTCTGGCGGATGACCAGTTTGATCTGGCGTTCAACGGCGGCGTACTCGAACACTTCACAGATGAAGCACTGGCTACGGTCATTGATGAAATGTCGCGCGTTGTAAGACCGGGAGGTACGGTACTGGCATTTTGCCCTAATCGATTCAATGTCTTCTATCAGCATCATCTCAAGACGACCGCTACACACAGTTACGATTTTGAACGAGCATTCACCTCTGGCGAGATGCGATGTCGCTTTGAGGCTGCGGGACTACGCGACGTACGGATCAGCGGGGTTCATGTGCATCCAGCATTCAATTACGTGCTGCCTTCGTGGCTACCCAAGCATCATCGCATCGAACCGTGGGGACGTGCGACATTCGGCTGGCTGGAGCGATCACACGGGTTCGAGCGAATCAAATCGCTGGTTGGCCAGGATTTCGTGGTGTGGGGGCGGGTTCCTCAATCATTCCATCGAAAGAGGCGAAGCACCATCCTCGGCGGCGGACCCGCGGTTCGTCAGGATGGCCGACGTGCCGCGTGA
- a CDS encoding glycosyltransferase family 4 protein gives MNLQFIKYGPVAVTILANRFWPDNYGGIERHMWHTATGFADRGLHTRVIAENRTQSPSHESPRPNLTIQRVPPLDPGRLWRWREWVRIAWWRRIVSRHTPAGMIWASEPNSAAATISAGRTADLIYNPAGCGAAMHLVSRRYPFVTSMRVPRGQILIERFAYRMAPLVVVSSDNVAQQLEQHYGRRRNVHVVPHGAQPKTPVDRTASRQRWGLSADDFVIGFVGRLDPCKDLGFLFEAFAFSRIHNGRLLLIGDGPDRSRLEQIARQKNIADRITWTGKLDDTGPGYAAMDAMVLPSVYEAYGNVVPEAMALGVPVLGRRRDGSLTQPVLTAMSEMIADGKTGFVVDPHDPRDLAQRLTKMAASPELTNRLSENARRASRGNSSDRMIRGYQRLLTVAGIETSRAA, from the coding sequence ATGAACCTTCAATTCATCAAGTATGGGCCGGTAGCTGTAACGATCCTCGCCAATCGGTTCTGGCCAGATAACTACGGCGGTATCGAGCGGCATATGTGGCACACCGCGACCGGTTTCGCTGACCGTGGCCTTCACACGCGGGTCATAGCGGAAAACCGCACACAGTCTCCATCGCATGAAAGTCCCAGGCCGAATCTCACGATTCAGCGCGTCCCGCCACTGGACCCCGGACGTCTATGGCGCTGGCGCGAGTGGGTGCGCATAGCCTGGTGGCGACGGATCGTATCTCGGCACACGCCCGCCGGAATGATCTGGGCCAGCGAGCCTAACAGCGCCGCCGCGACGATCTCCGCAGGTCGCACTGCGGATCTGATCTACAACCCTGCCGGATGCGGTGCTGCAATGCATCTGGTCAGCCGCCGTTATCCCTTTGTCACCTCCATGAGAGTGCCGCGAGGACAGATCCTCATCGAACGCTTCGCTTATCGCATGGCTCCACTCGTGGTCGTCAGTTCTGACAATGTCGCCCAGCAACTCGAACAACACTACGGCCGGAGACGCAATGTCCACGTCGTTCCTCACGGCGCCCAACCGAAAACACCCGTTGATCGAACTGCCTCACGGCAACGATGGGGATTAAGTGCGGACGATTTCGTCATCGGATTCGTAGGACGTCTCGATCCCTGCAAAGATCTGGGATTTCTTTTTGAGGCATTCGCGTTCTCCCGTATTCACAACGGTCGCTTGCTATTAATCGGCGACGGCCCAGATCGATCCCGTCTGGAACAAATCGCGCGACAGAAAAATATCGCTGATCGCATTACGTGGACGGGAAAACTTGATGACACAGGGCCGGGCTACGCTGCGATGGATGCGATGGTGCTGCCCTCGGTGTATGAAGCTTACGGCAACGTGGTACCCGAAGCGATGGCATTGGGAGTGCCCGTACTCGGCCGCCGCCGTGATGGGTCACTCACGCAACCGGTACTAACCGCCATGAGTGAAATGATCGCCGACGGGAAAACCGGATTTGTCGTCGATCCACACGATCCCCGTGATCTGGCTCAACGACTGACAAAGATGGCTGCCTCACCAGAGCTGACCAACCGGCTTAGTGAAAACGCTCGTCGGGCGTCAAGGGGGAATAGCAGCGATCGGATGATCAGGGGCTATCAACGTCTGCTGACAGTTGCCGGCATTGAGACATCGCGGGCAGCATAA
- a CDS encoding glycosyltransferase, with the protein MSSTARSADVSVPRVSIITVNHNRETYIERTICSVLDQGYDNLEYIVVDTGSDDSSNKLISIYEDELTCLIEPGLSTAAALNLGLSHATGDIVAFIPSGHLLLPGAIDIAVRQMSGRGATNWLVAQCLRIGEWDETLGRFAARAPGSLASFLMHDSGVLPLASSFFSRELLAGNEWFDPAFPYAHDYELSCRLLAIGHVPTVISENTAGWRDCEEDAKPEIAIRRGMEYILAARRYGDRLPLAQRYNLWMNCDLRDRIYTLAEAELQGEKAWKFLFHSLIKHPWWLADESVRRALRHVPQSIPTTTPASSSGHRRHAA; encoded by the coding sequence ATGTCGTCAACCGCACGGTCTGCTGATGTGTCCGTCCCCCGCGTTTCAATCATCACTGTCAACCATAACCGAGAGACATATATTGAGCGCACCATTTGCAGCGTGCTCGATCAGGGGTATGACAATCTCGAATACATCGTCGTCGATACAGGATCCGACGACTCGAGTAACAAACTCATTTCGATCTACGAAGATGAATTGACCTGTCTCATTGAACCGGGTCTCAGCACCGCAGCAGCACTCAACCTTGGACTCTCCCACGCAACGGGCGACATCGTTGCCTTCATTCCCAGTGGTCATCTGCTCCTGCCCGGCGCAATTGACATCGCAGTGCGACAGATGTCCGGCCGCGGCGCGACGAACTGGCTCGTAGCTCAATGCCTGAGGATCGGCGAATGGGATGAGACACTCGGTCGATTTGCCGCGCGTGCGCCTGGTTCACTCGCTTCGTTCCTCATGCATGATTCCGGGGTTCTGCCTCTGGCGTCAAGCTTCTTTTCACGCGAACTGCTGGCGGGTAATGAGTGGTTTGATCCCGCTTTCCCATACGCTCACGATTACGAACTCTCCTGCCGCCTCCTGGCAATCGGCCACGTGCCGACCGTCATCAGCGAAAACACCGCAGGATGGCGCGATTGCGAGGAGGATGCGAAGCCGGAAATCGCCATACGGCGAGGTATGGAATACATTCTGGCAGCACGTCGCTACGGCGACCGACTGCCGCTGGCGCAACGCTACAACCTCTGGATGAATTGCGACCTTCGCGATCGTATCTATACCCTCGCGGAAGCGGAACTCCAGGGCGAAAAGGCATGGAAATTTCTCTTCCACAGCCTGATCAAGCATCCGTGGTGGCTGGCAGACGAGTCGGTGCGGCGTGCACTGCGTCATGTACCACAGTCGATACCGACAACCACTCCTGCAAGCTCATCTGGCCACCGTCGCCATGCAGCTTGA
- a CDS encoding DNA primase: MPSRDDQKNEVQQATDIVRLIGEQVSLKARGKEFLGLCPFHDDKNPSMHVSPTKQIYKCFSCGAGGDVFSFVMNYHKMSFPDALKLLADRTGIKLVQGRGGGSQEEESPTERQRIARANSQAVEFFRALLRHPDHGRTARDYIAKRRISAEMVEAFQIGYAADRWDGLAMMINEKAWDVQAFAMAGLISPRERSQDLDRSSFYDRMRHRLIFPIFDAIGRPIAFGGRKLRDEDEPKYLNSPETVLFNKSATLYGLHMAKKPIIDTKTAVIVEGYTDVIACHQAGIRNVVATLGTALTLQHVQALRHFAEKVVLIYDGDEAGQKAADRAVEIFLTGEMDVAFVVLPEGVDPAELFEMPDGVEQWNKSIAASVDALEFQFRRVRVQLNAATTVTGSQRVAEEYLTKLASFGLSQTNVIRKAMVIQRLASMLHLSEQAIQDLLKRLAPVRRSQNPRISTENGVQSGSDNEIDNLRADVASPQSQHKMKALARAERQVIGCLLREPGLFHQMLSDGRTLDEAVTPAELITPIGQRLYGSLHQRLSDGIEFTMSTVLADLASQNQTDLTALATQAEAEVEAAAGDAAHLRQILIAAGDAIRQYREEIEYIEVRQSFEDKSGEGFVNDDQGSELLRKLIEHRRTHPSPTRIARLSS; this comes from the coding sequence ATGCCGTCGCGTGACGATCAAAAAAACGAGGTTCAGCAGGCAACTGACATCGTCCGGCTGATTGGCGAGCAGGTCTCGCTCAAGGCTCGGGGCAAGGAGTTTCTGGGGCTCTGTCCGTTTCACGATGACAAGAACCCGTCCATGCACGTCTCGCCCACGAAGCAGATTTACAAATGCTTTTCATGCGGTGCTGGTGGCGATGTGTTCAGCTTCGTGATGAATTATCACAAGATGAGTTTCCCCGATGCACTGAAACTGCTGGCGGACCGTACGGGGATCAAGCTGGTTCAGGGACGGGGCGGCGGGAGTCAGGAAGAGGAAAGCCCGACGGAGCGACAACGCATTGCCCGGGCCAACTCACAGGCGGTGGAGTTCTTTCGTGCGCTGCTTCGTCATCCCGATCATGGTCGGACGGCACGCGATTACATCGCCAAACGCAGGATCAGTGCTGAGATGGTCGAGGCGTTTCAGATCGGCTATGCAGCGGATCGTTGGGACGGTCTGGCCATGATGATCAATGAGAAAGCATGGGATGTGCAAGCCTTCGCCATGGCGGGGCTGATCTCGCCTCGTGAGCGCAGCCAAGATCTCGACCGATCGTCCTTTTATGATCGGATGCGACATCGCCTAATTTTTCCGATCTTCGATGCGATCGGCAGGCCCATAGCCTTTGGTGGCCGCAAGCTCCGCGACGAGGATGAGCCTAAGTACCTCAACAGTCCTGAGACCGTGCTCTTTAACAAGAGCGCGACGCTTTACGGCCTGCATATGGCCAAGAAGCCGATCATCGACACCAAGACAGCCGTCATCGTCGAGGGATACACCGATGTGATCGCCTGCCATCAGGCGGGTATCCGCAATGTGGTGGCAACGCTAGGGACCGCGCTGACACTTCAGCACGTGCAGGCATTGCGCCACTTCGCCGAAAAAGTCGTGCTTATCTATGACGGTGACGAGGCAGGGCAGAAAGCCGCCGACCGCGCCGTCGAAATATTTCTTACCGGCGAGATGGATGTCGCCTTCGTGGTTCTGCCCGAAGGAGTTGATCCTGCTGAGCTGTTTGAAATGCCCGATGGGGTCGAACAGTGGAACAAGTCAATTGCCGCGTCGGTCGATGCGCTGGAGTTTCAGTTCCGCCGGGTTCGTGTCCAGCTTAATGCCGCGACTACCGTGACCGGGAGTCAGCGCGTGGCGGAAGAGTATTTGACGAAGCTGGCATCTTTCGGTTTGTCGCAGACGAACGTGATCCGTAAGGCCATGGTAATCCAGCGTTTGGCGTCGATGCTGCACTTATCCGAGCAGGCCATTCAGGATTTACTGAAGCGATTGGCCCCTGTGCGTCGATCTCAGAACCCGCGTATCAGCACTGAAAACGGGGTTCAAAGCGGCTCCGATAATGAAATTGATAACTTGCGAGCGGACGTTGCCTCGCCTCAGAGTCAGCATAAAATGAAGGCTCTCGCACGGGCCGAGAGGCAGGTCATCGGGTGCCTGCTGCGGGAGCCAGGATTGTTTCACCAGATGCTGTCTGATGGCCGAACGCTCGACGAAGCGGTTACTCCCGCCGAGTTGATTACTCCGATCGGCCAGCGGTTGTATGGATCGCTTCATCAACGTCTAAGCGACGGGATCGAATTCACGATGAGTACCGTGCTCGCTGATCTCGCTTCGCAAAACCAGACCGATCTTACCGCACTGGCAACCCAGGCTGAGGCAGAGGTTGAGGCTGCCGCTGGCGATGCTGCCCACCTTCGTCAGATTCTGATCGCAGCGGGTGATGCGATTCGGCAATATCGTGAGGAAATCGAATACATCGAGGTTCGTCAGAGCTTTGAAGATAAATCAGGTGAAGGATTCGTCAACGACGACCAAGGCAGCGAGCTGCTGCGCAAGCTGATTGAACATCGTCGGACGCACCCCTCGCCGACAAGAATCGCGAGGTTGAGTTCCTAG
- a CDS encoding glycosyltransferase has translation MIFNWPHDLPKITAIVVCRNEATKLDLCLKSLAWCDQRIVVDLGSHDGAYDVAREHADIVLTHPFTPIVEPARVMAASYSRNDWLLMVDPDEQFPEGLVSDIAAMLRTPSGAAAGAVRLPWQFYFKGKRLDGTVWGGPNRFKRFLVHRQRCNLQPLSHRQVMIHTGDELTITPTELNHVHHDWSDSYLSLIERHLRYISREGEGLFASGERFSIRRLLVDPINGFKRSMIDFAGWRLGFRGLILSSIYATWLAGSALSLFVHQIRVKKTTPPIPQQPKNNLKIQCLLTDAPAGKPIPFFSSPQNNTKRYSRHEKPRITIITPSFNQGEFLENTIQSVLEQNYPNLEYFVIDGGSRDNSVEVIRRYERHLAGWISEPDRGQVDAINKGLAAATGDIIAFINSDDVYLPGTLCHVANQMADSRIRWLVGDYLTIDADGCPQECIHPRQPESFARYLMHTSGFIPQPSSFWSSILFDQHGWFDPSLHFCFDYEFNCRLLAAGEAPAVISGALAAFRLHPASKGCSQPLSFGLERLEVARRYERHLPLRERIALKRNIAYRARRYAIELSRRPDGSPLWPLVARRPWWLASSEIRTALFDKSSLPEAA, from the coding sequence GTGATTTTCAATTGGCCACATGATCTGCCGAAGATTACCGCCATCGTCGTGTGCCGCAATGAAGCCACGAAGCTTGATCTATGCCTGAAGTCGCTTGCCTGGTGCGATCAGCGCATCGTCGTAGATCTCGGATCACACGACGGGGCATACGACGTGGCGCGTGAGCATGCGGATATCGTGCTCACCCATCCCTTCACGCCTATTGTCGAGCCTGCCCGTGTCATGGCAGCGAGTTATTCACGGAACGACTGGCTGCTCATGGTCGATCCCGATGAACAGTTTCCCGAAGGACTGGTGAGCGATATCGCTGCTATGCTGCGCACCCCCTCTGGTGCTGCTGCCGGCGCGGTTCGGCTCCCGTGGCAGTTTTATTTCAAAGGCAAGCGGCTCGATGGAACGGTATGGGGAGGTCCGAATCGCTTCAAGCGTTTTCTTGTTCACCGCCAACGCTGCAATCTCCAGCCCTTGAGCCATCGCCAGGTGATGATTCACACCGGCGACGAACTGACCATTACGCCGACTGAACTCAACCATGTGCATCACGACTGGTCTGATTCTTACCTGTCGCTGATTGAAAGACATCTCCGCTATATCTCACGCGAAGGAGAAGGACTTTTCGCTTCCGGTGAACGGTTTTCGATACGAAGGCTATTGGTTGATCCAATCAATGGCTTCAAACGGAGCATGATCGACTTCGCAGGCTGGCGATTGGGGTTCCGCGGCCTGATATTAAGTTCGATCTACGCGACGTGGCTCGCTGGGTCAGCATTGTCGCTTTTTGTGCATCAAATACGAGTAAAGAAGACCACGCCACCCATTCCACAACAACCCAAGAACAACCTGAAAATCCAGTGTTTGTTAACGGATGCGCCTGCGGGCAAACCAATACCGTTTTTTTCGTCACCGCAAAACAACACCAAGAGATATTCACGGCACGAGAAACCACGCATCACCATTATCACGCCGAGTTTCAATCAAGGAGAGTTTCTCGAAAATACAATCCAAAGCGTACTCGAACAGAATTATCCGAATCTTGAATACTTCGTTATTGACGGCGGATCGCGAGACAATAGCGTTGAGGTCATTCGTCGCTATGAAAGACATTTGGCCGGATGGATCAGCGAACCAGACCGAGGCCAGGTTGACGCGATCAATAAAGGACTTGCAGCCGCAACGGGTGACATCATCGCGTTTATCAACAGTGATGATGTTTACCTTCCCGGCACATTGTGTCATGTGGCCAACCAGATGGCGGATAGTCGAATACGCTGGCTGGTCGGCGACTACCTGACCATCGATGCAGATGGCTGTCCACAAGAATGTATCCACCCGCGTCAGCCGGAATCCTTTGCCCGGTATCTCATGCACACGAGTGGGTTCATACCCCAGCCGTCGAGCTTTTGGTCATCGATACTTTTCGATCAACATGGTTGGTTTGATCCATCGCTGCATTTTTGTTTTGACTATGAGTTCAACTGTCGTCTGCTCGCAGCAGGAGAAGCACCTGCGGTTATTAGCGGTGCGCTGGCTGCTTTTCGCCTTCATCCTGCCAGCAAGGGATGCAGTCAGCCGCTGAGTTTCGGACTTGAGCGGCTTGAAGTTGCTCGGAGGTATGAACGCCATCTTCCTCTGCGGGAGCGAATCGCGCTGAAGCGAAATATCGCCTATCGTGCCCGACGCTACGCCATCGAGCTGTCACGCCGACCTGACGGCTCGCCGCTTTGGCCACTCGTAGCTCGACGTCCGTGGTGGCTCGCCAGCAGCGAGATTCGTACGGCACTATTCGATAAGTCCTCACTTCCGGAGGCGGCATGA
- a CDS encoding class I SAM-dependent methyltransferase: MRLINRAILKTLETVSRVCGFALGRYGQSRLGHAIDRQASGAMTIYRRAIWSRRLRSLGERAEIDATVSIAHPELAIIGADARLDAFVRLDARGGIAIGARATIESGVVLTTLRPAEDRLNMRQNTPGKPIIIEDDAWIGPASTVMPGVKIGRGAVIQPGSVVQWDVPPYAVATGVPARVTAYRPVAGALDETLPSVKLDDIAAPLPEKHQVILEDLGLPPFAKHQNHDDYTPLMRLVHAIRPAIVFEYGTAQGSTVANICANCDARVFTLNALPEQISGEGTTFTLDAETIGRVYRARGYASRVKQILCDSLKFDPAAWLSPSSVDLAIVDACHDTSYVLSDFLKLVDYMRPGGVVLLHDTHPSQEGHLGGSYAACCALRARGFDIRHLEGTWWAYWKKPAPAVAAGPPVTRRDAA, from the coding sequence ATGCGCTTGATTAATCGCGCTATTCTGAAAACTCTAGAGACAGTAAGCCGCGTTTGTGGCTTCGCTCTGGGGCGCTACGGCCAAAGCCGTCTTGGTCATGCGATTGATCGGCAAGCAAGTGGTGCCATGACGATTTATCGCCGCGCGATCTGGTCGCGTCGCTTACGTTCCCTTGGCGAGCGTGCGGAGATCGACGCGACGGTTTCCATCGCTCACCCGGAACTAGCAATCATCGGGGCCGACGCTCGGCTGGATGCCTTTGTCCGTCTTGATGCTCGTGGAGGCATAGCCATAGGAGCACGAGCAACTATCGAAAGCGGTGTGGTTCTGACAACGCTTCGACCCGCTGAGGATCGACTGAATATGCGGCAGAATACGCCGGGGAAACCGATCATCATCGAAGATGATGCATGGATCGGTCCTGCAAGTACGGTCATGCCTGGCGTAAAAATCGGACGTGGTGCCGTGATTCAGCCCGGCTCGGTCGTGCAATGGGACGTTCCACCCTATGCCGTGGCCACCGGTGTGCCAGCGCGGGTCACAGCGTATCGGCCGGTTGCCGGGGCTTTGGATGAAACGCTGCCTTCAGTCAAGCTCGACGATATCGCCGCCCCGCTACCCGAAAAACATCAGGTCATCCTGGAAGATCTTGGTTTACCGCCTTTTGCCAAACACCAGAACCATGACGACTACACGCCGCTCATGCGGCTGGTGCACGCCATCAGGCCGGCGATCGTCTTCGAATACGGCACAGCGCAGGGCAGCACAGTGGCGAATATCTGCGCCAATTGCGATGCCAGAGTTTTCACTCTTAACGCGCTGCCTGAGCAAATCAGTGGAGAAGGCACAACCTTCACTCTCGACGCTGAGACTATTGGCCGGGTGTACCGCGCTCGCGGCTACGCGAGTCGTGTTAAACAGATTCTCTGTGACAGCTTGAAGTTTGATCCTGCGGCATGGCTGTCACCGTCGAGCGTGGACCTTGCGATCGTGGATGCCTGTCATGACACAAGCTATGTGCTCAGTGACTTTCTTAAACTCGTCGATTACATGAGGCCCGGTGGTGTCGTCCTCCTGCATGACACACATCCGAGCCAGGAAGGTCATCTGGGAGGCAGTTATGCCGCCTGCTGCGCTCTGCGGGCGCGCGGCTTCGACATCCGCCACTTGGAGGGGACGTGGTGGGCGTATTGGAAGAAGCCGGCACCCGCGGTCGCCGCGGGACCACCTGTCACACGCCGTGATGCAGCATGA
- a CDS encoding class I SAM-dependent methyltransferase, producing MHAILSKPSQCVTRVYEALAWRLASRSTIVENHWRDRWNATSLRRTGNRYLAASADIPGWLTYLEASALHRAATEAPSGNFVEIGSFCGRSSVVLAGAIEERGSSDKLWCIDPFSGAGEPGQQFTGQQKLMRKIGLVRANITSTYDTFAANLAQLGLTSHILTFAACSQDVLPVTRGSFALAFIDGWHDYTHTLRDAQLVQDRIQPGGFVLFHDFGPGCPGVVQAVNETIAADTRFERLMWNSGSVAVFRRAA from the coding sequence ATGCATGCGATTCTCAGCAAGCCCAGCCAGTGCGTGACTCGTGTCTATGAAGCTCTCGCGTGGCGTCTCGCCAGCCGCAGTACGATCGTGGAGAACCACTGGCGTGATCGATGGAACGCAACATCGCTCCGTCGCACGGGGAATCGCTATCTCGCCGCATCAGCGGATATCCCGGGATGGCTCACTTATCTCGAAGCATCCGCGCTCCATCGTGCGGCAACTGAGGCACCTTCGGGTAATTTCGTCGAGATCGGCAGCTTCTGCGGCCGCAGCTCGGTTGTTCTTGCCGGTGCGATAGAGGAACGTGGCAGCAGTGACAAACTCTGGTGCATTGATCCCTTCAGCGGTGCCGGTGAACCGGGTCAACAATTCACCGGTCAACAAAAGCTGATGCGAAAGATCGGTCTGGTGCGAGCCAACATCACCTCCACCTACGACACCTTTGCCGCGAATCTTGCACAACTTGGCCTGACAAGCCACATACTTACCTTTGCTGCCTGTTCACAGGATGTTTTGCCTGTCACCCGCGGCAGTTTCGCGCTGGCATTTATCGACGGCTGGCATGACTACACCCACACGCTTCGCGACGCTCAGCTTGTACAGGACCGCATCCAACCCGGAGGGTTCGTTCTGTTTCATGATTTTGGTCCGGGGTGCCCGGGTGTCGTCCAGGCTGTGAATGAAACCATAGCGGCTGACACTCGCTTTGAGCGGTTGATGTGGAATAGCGGCAGCGTTGCAGTGTTTCGGAGAGCAGCGTGA
- the rpoD gene encoding RNA polymerase sigma factor RpoD has protein sequence MIAETHPAVAELIESGKRRGFITYDELNTLLPDEMVEPDKLDELLVRFDTMSIRLIDISDDPTVRQIVPAKPVPVPRQTRPNAAEKKAAIASAKLAAVEAAKATAAARAAKGEAPVDARIDGEDVEEIDEEQLRADIAEALKEAATRRIDDPVRMYLTQMGEISLLTREEEIRLAKKIETTRMIFRRKVLENDYSITAAVEILEMVDEGDLPFDRTMKISTAEDDAKGKIAARIPENLKTVRKLLELNRHDWMAMEENHRMAKAEKDQLLSAIKSRRRKMATLIEELSLRTSKVQPLLKKLRSICEKMNELRRQLHKANDQRGGVDPEDKMVMKEELSGLRSLVLEEPEELQARVREITTVFDEYERAKRDLSGGNLRLVVSIAKKYRNRGLSFLDIIQEGNTGLMRAVDKYEFKRGFKFSTYATWWIRQAITRAIADHARTIRIPVHMIETMSKLRNIAKNLLQDLGREPTIEEIADIAKMPVAEARRVMKISRHPISLDRPVGESEDSYFGDFIEDDSVANPSETATSEMLRNRIEQVLKTLTYREREIIKLRYGIGDGYTYTLEEVGRIFKVTRERVRQVEAKAIRKLQHPVRSRKLSGFLDGTVESEVE, from the coding sequence GTGATTGCAGAGACGCATCCAGCCGTAGCGGAACTGATTGAAAGCGGAAAGCGGCGCGGGTTCATCACCTACGATGAGCTCAACACGCTCCTGCCCGATGAGATGGTCGAGCCTGATAAGCTCGATGAGTTGCTCGTGCGCTTCGACACCATGAGCATCCGACTCATCGACATTTCCGATGACCCAACGGTGCGGCAAATTGTGCCCGCCAAGCCGGTCCCCGTACCGCGGCAGACGCGGCCCAATGCAGCGGAGAAAAAAGCTGCGATCGCCTCGGCGAAGCTCGCTGCGGTCGAGGCAGCCAAAGCGACCGCCGCCGCCCGTGCCGCCAAGGGCGAAGCTCCGGTGGACGCGCGGATCGACGGCGAGGATGTCGAGGAGATCGACGAGGAACAGCTCCGCGCCGACATTGCCGAGGCGTTGAAGGAAGCTGCGACTCGCCGGATTGACGATCCCGTCCGCATGTATTTGACGCAGATGGGTGAGATCAGCCTGTTGACCCGCGAGGAGGAAATTCGCCTCGCCAAGAAGATCGAAACCACACGGATGATCTTCCGCCGTAAGGTGCTGGAGAATGACTACTCGATCACCGCAGCTGTGGAGATTCTCGAAATGGTCGATGAGGGTGACCTTCCCTTCGACCGTACGATGAAGATCAGCACAGCCGAGGACGATGCCAAGGGCAAGATCGCCGCACGTATTCCTGAGAACCTCAAAACCGTCCGCAAGCTTCTGGAGCTTAACCGTCACGATTGGATGGCGATGGAGGAAAACCATCGCATGGCCAAGGCCGAGAAGGACCAACTTCTGTCTGCGATCAAGAGTCGTCGCCGCAAGATGGCGACACTCATCGAGGAGCTTTCACTCCGGACGAGCAAGGTTCAGCCCTTGCTCAAGAAACTTCGCTCCATTTGTGAAAAGATGAACGAGCTGCGTCGTCAGTTGCACAAGGCGAATGACCAGCGTGGTGGTGTTGACCCCGAAGACAAGATGGTCATGAAAGAGGAATTGTCGGGACTCCGCTCGCTCGTGCTTGAGGAACCAGAGGAACTTCAGGCTCGCGTCCGTGAGATCACCACCGTGTTTGATGAATATGAGCGAGCTAAGCGCGATCTGTCGGGCGGTAACCTGCGACTGGTCGTCTCCATCGCCAAGAAATACCGCAACCGCGGCCTGTCGTTCCTGGACATCATTCAGGAAGGCAACACTGGCCTGATGCGTGCCGTGGATAAGTACGAGTTCAAGCGTGGCTTTAAGTTTTCAACTTATGCCACCTGGTGGATTCGTCAGGCGATTACCCGCGCCATCGCCGACCACGCCCGCACCATCCGTATTCCGGTGCACATGATTGAGACGATGAGCAAACTGCGCAACATTGCCAAGAACCTGCTTCAGGATCTTGGTCGTGAGCCGACCATCGAGGAGATTGCTGATATCGCCAAGATGCCGGTCGCCGAGGCACGGCGAGTCATGAAAATCAGCCGCCATCCGATTTCACTCGACCGCCCTGTCGGCGAGAGCGAAGACAGTTACTTCGGCGATTTCATTGAGGACGACAGCGTAGCTAACCCCAGCGAAACTGCGACAAGCGAAATGCTCCGAAACCGCATTGAGCAAGTGCTCAAGACGCTTACCTACCGTGAACGCGAGATCATCAAGCTGCGTTACGGTATCGGCGACGGTTACACCTACACGCTTGAGGAAGTCGGTCGGATCTTCAAAGTCACCCGCGAGCGCGTCCGTCAGGTTGAAGCCAAGGCTATCCGTAAGCTTCAGCACCCCGTGCGCAGCCGCAAACTCAGCGGATTCCTTGATGGCACCGTGGAGAGTGAAGTAGAGTAA